Genomic segment of Arachis stenosperma cultivar V10309 chromosome 4, arast.V10309.gnm1.PFL2, whole genome shotgun sequence:
atttaacatttataCTCAATAATAAATAACATTTACACTtacaattaatatattatatcaaTAACATATTTGATTTAGTTATTCATCATctcaaaaataaagataaaatttttttaaaatgaagaaatttataaaataaaaaaataaatatttaattatgaccgaattaatataataaaatttatatataataaaaattataaatttaatgataattaattttttattttattatcttatcaatttttttaatttgaaaattcaTATTTCAAAATGCATACCGACCAAGTTATTCATATACTCAAATAACACtgagaattttattttagtgaatgctataatatttattactttttacctaagttattaaaaaagataaataaataatatttaataaattttatataatttatttttttttaaatattttattttttactttaaaaataaagttaaacAATTTAAGCACCATGACAAAGACAACATAGAATTCAGCTTTTATTTTATACAGAGGAACATAATAATTAATCCAAAAAGGGATAACAaagcaaaaaacaaaataaaatcatgTGGTTAATGATTAAATTTGTGCTCTCaataattttcattttaattattttatttttttacagaACAAGACAGAAGCTTTTTCATTCCATTAGCCAGTGCATGTGCTTGTGAGTGAGTGGAGGAAGCAGAGAGAGACTGTGTCTTGTGTGAAGGGAGGGACTCCCCACTTTCTTCTCAAAGTCGTCTCCACGTTCTTATTTGTTGCTGTGTCTTCCACTGTTACCATATTCCGCAAATTaagcttcttttttttctttttcttttctcctttttttccttttcctgTTGAATTTTGAAAGCTATTGTGGAACTTCCAATACGTTTGAACTAGTCCTTCAAATACCCTTTATTCAGATTTTGGTAAAGTTTTCATCTTTGGTATATGGGTTGTGGCTTGTGCTAGTTTTGGAGATCTGGGTGTGCTGCATTTTGGACTCGAATTTGTGTTCTCAGGTTGTGGAAATTGCAAGTGATAAATCTGGGTCATAATGCTGCTGGGTGCTCCTTCATTTGTCTTCTGCTGCAAATAGAAGAAAAaggtttttctttttccttttttaaattatttctgAGCTACCTTTCTCTTTTCCCATTGTGAATTTCGCTTTACCTTTAGTATTTGTCAGGTTCTGTAGCTTGCAAAAGTTGCAAAAGTTCCCAACTTTGATAAAAGTAGTTCATGGGTATTGACTTTTTGCTGCTAAGCTAAGCTTTTGTTTTTGGGAGTTGGGTCTTAGTGGTTGTTAGAAGTTTTGATTTTGGAAGAAAATTTGAGCATTTTGTGGTAGTAGAATAGTTGATGATGATCTGAAACCTGGAGTTGATGCTTGATCTGGAGTGTTGAATTTGATGGTTATGTGAAAAAGGATTGGAAATTTGTGAGTGTTATTGAAATTTGGATGATATTGATGGGAGTGTTATAGTAACATAGCacatttttgttgttgttgttgttgaggGTAGATTCATAGAAGATATGGCTTCAACCTCTCCTTCTCCAAATGCATCACCTTCTGCAATTCCACCAGAATCTTCTGCTaatccaccaccaccatcacaaCCATCTCCATCTTCTCCTTCTAAGCCAAATCAAACCTCTGATACCCCTGCACCTTCATCTCCTTCTACCCCTTCTTCAGCTTCACCTCCTTCCCCTTCAGTTCCTGTAACCTCTCCTCCTACCCCATCCCTTTCACCTCCACCATCATCTACTACACCTCCACCAACTCCATCCCCTCCTTCACCACCAGATTCTCCACCACCCTCAACACCAGCATCGCCTCCACCTTCAGTTGCATcctcaccaccaccaccagctGCCACTGCTGCCCCTCCTCCTGCCAAGGCCTCGCCTTCGGTTCCAAGTTCGTCCCCGCCGCCTCCCATAGCCACTTCCCCTCCACCTCAACCCTCACAGGCACCTCCTAAATCAACTCCACCTCCTTCTCAACCAGTTTCACCATCTCCTTCACCTCCAGCCAATGTGCCAAGGCCAACACCATCCACCCCTACTCCGCCAAAGGGAAAGCCACCAGAGAGTTCTCGTCTGCCTCCTTCGCCTCCTTCACAACATGCATCCCCTCCATCTGTTTCTAAACCTGCTCCTTCCACTGATGCTCCCCCTCCATCAACATTGCCATCCACTCCTCCTGCACCTCCTTCTAAAGATGTCCCTGCTCCATCCACATTGCCATCAACTCCTCCTTCAGTCCCTTCGGCGTCTTCACCTCCATCATCTTTGTCTCGTCCCTCTAATAATGGAACAGCAGCTGGGGCTCCAGCTGAGTCCTTACCCTCTTTTCCAACTGAGAAACCCACTGCTAAACCAACTAATGACGGCACCGAGAATATAACCTCGAATACCCCATCTTCACATTCAAAAGGGTTAGGTTCTGGAGGAGCTGTGGCTATTGCCGTTATAGCTGGCTTTTTTGTTCTCAGCCTTCTTGTTATGGCTTTGTggttttcaaagaaaaagaagaaaggaaagggaCCAAAAGCTGGTTATACTTTGCCTTCACCATTTACCTCGTCTCACAATTCAGGTATTGCATTTTGCACTTCTATCCCTTAACTATATAAGCTTATTACATGTTGTTTGTTGTCAACCTTGATTGTTACATGTGCTCATAGCAGTGTTCTTCATGTGTACAAATATGTGACAAGTTCATGTGTTTGTGCTGTGCTCTTAGTAGTGTCCTTCGTGACTTCCTGTGTAGACATATTTGATGAATTCAGCTGATTATAAATTTGTGTTTGTAGGCAGCTTTATGAACTAGGTAATAATTGAAATGTGTAAAATTTTCATAGAATATACATAATTTTTAGTGTGTGTGTTGTGCTCTTAGCAGTGTCCTTCATGTGTACACAAATGTGTGACGAATTCAGCTTATTACAATGATTTTAAGTGTGATAATCAATtcttgctggactttattttgttccaaagaagtttgaattttagttgtatatattatttttaaagtgGTACTTTGTGAATGGAATATGTTCATAGGCAGCTTTATAAAGTAACTAATAATTGAATTGTGCAAAGTTTTGCTATAATATATACAATCTTTTAAGAAACATTGGTATTCTGTGCTAGGTACATTATTCCTGAGGCCACAATCACCAGCTAACTACTTAGGTAGTGGTTCTGGTAGTGATTTTGTGTATTCACCATCAGACCCAGGTGCTGTAAGTAGTTCAAGATCATGGTTCACATACGAAGAACTTATCCAAGCTACAGATGGGTTTTCTCCAAAAAATCTACTGGGAGAAGGTGGATTTGGTGCGGTCTACAAAGGTACGCTTTTTGATGGAAGAGTAGTGGCTGTGAAACAGCTTAAAGTTGGTGGCGGGCAAGGGGAACGCGAATTTAGAGCAGAAGTTGAGATTATTAGCCGTGTGCATCATCGCCATCTTGTTTCCCTGGTGGGCTACTGTATATCTGAGCATCAAAGATTGCTTGTCTATGACTATGTTGCTAACAACACACTTCATTACCATCTTCATGGTAAGTAAGATATCTCTGTGATTCAGAAATTCAAATAAGTAAGAAAATGTAATACTTATTAACAACTTATTACAAATTTACAACttcaaaagatatattttatatCCACTTTGGTTGAACCATGTGAAAATGTCATATATGAAGTCCATTCTTTAGCATGAAAAGTTAAAAACTAATCATACTGTGCTGCTctcattatttatttaaatattttgggGGTGAACTCAAGAACTCTTGAAAAAAATTATGCATTATATATTTAATGATTGTGCAACTTGCAAGTAGATACACAAGATTCTTTCCCATATGTATTCATTAATATTTACGTTAATATTGCATTTGAGTTCTACTCCTCCAATCCAAAGTAGGTTTTCCTAAAAAGTTTCAGTAATGATGCAATTATAAGTTTATGTTTAACGGGTACCGTCCTATGTAAATTTTGATCTATAGCTTAATGAGTAATTTACAACTTTTACAGGTGAAAACAGACCAGTTTTGGATTGGCCTACCAGAGTCAAAGTTGGAGCTGGGGCTGCTCGAGGAATAGCTTACCTACATGAAGACTGTAAGTTTCTTCATTGTTTTTCCTTGTTTTCCATATTTATTCACTATCCACAGTAAACAGGATTTCTTTGTACTAGGGGTGTCTTTTAGATTTGGAGACAttcttataaaatataaatatttttcttatgaCTAATTACATTGAAAGTTTTGAAGGACAAGATTGTATTCTTGTTCATTTTACATTTAGAGCTACTTGTGTTTTAGTTGttgatcctttttttttttttgcggcataatattttttgtatcttCATCCCTGTTTCTTACTtcaattttaatgaatttatcAGGCCATCCACGCATCATTCATCGG
This window contains:
- the LOC130976409 gene encoding proline-rich receptor-like protein kinase PERK8, which codes for MASTSPSPNASPSAIPPESSANPPPPSQPSPSSPSKPNQTSDTPAPSSPSTPSSASPPSPSVPVTSPPTPSLSPPPSSTTPPPTPSPPSPPDSPPPSTPASPPPSVASSPPPPAATAAPPPAKASPSVPSSSPPPPIATSPPPQPSQAPPKSTPPPSQPVSPSPSPPANVPRPTPSTPTPPKGKPPESSRLPPSPPSQHASPPSVSKPAPSTDAPPPSTLPSTPPAPPSKDVPAPSTLPSTPPSVPSASSPPSSLSRPSNNGTAAGAPAESLPSFPTEKPTAKPTNDGTENITSNTPSSHSKGLGSGGAVAIAVIAGFFVLSLLVMALWFSKKKKKGKGPKAGYTLPSPFTSSHNSGTLFLRPQSPANYLGSGSGSDFVYSPSDPGAVSSSRSWFTYEELIQATDGFSPKNLLGEGGFGAVYKGTLFDGRVVAVKQLKVGGGQGEREFRAEVEIISRVHHRHLVSLVGYCISEHQRLLVYDYVANNTLHYHLHGENRPVLDWPTRVKVGAGAARGIAYLHEDCHPRIIHRDIKSSNILLDNNFEAQVSDFGLAKLALDSNTHVTTRVMGTFGYMAPEYATSGKLTEKSDVYSFGVVLLELITGRKPVDVSQPIGDESLVEWARPLLIEALDNEDLKILVDPRLEKNYNRDEMFRMIEAAAACVRHSAIKRPRMSQVVRALDSLDENSDLNNGIRPGQSSVFDSAQQSAQIRMFRRMAFGSQDYSSSFFNESQSSWMSREQHDSATMNRSGPRNII